The Euleptes europaea isolate rEulEur1 chromosome 2, rEulEur1.hap1, whole genome shotgun sequence genome has a segment encoding these proteins:
- the STX6 gene encoding syntaxin-6 encodes MSMEDPFFVVKGEVQKAVNTAQGLFQRWTELLQDPCTATKEEIDWTTNELRNNLRSIEWDLEDLDETISIVEANPRKFNLDATELGVRKAFITSTRQVVRDMKDQMSNTSVQALAERKNRQVLLGESGTHSWSSGTDKYGRLDRELQSANSHFIEDQQAQQQLIIEQQDEQLELVSGSIGVLKNMSQRIGGELDEQAVMLDDFSHELDSTQSRLDNVMKKLAKVSHMTSDRRQWCAIIILFTILLVVLILFFVL; translated from the exons atgtccatggaggaccCCTTCTTTGTGGTGAAAGG GGAGGTTCAGAAGGCGGTGAACACTGCCCAGGGACTGTTCCAAAGATGGACAGAACTCCTGCAAGATCCATGCACAGCTACAAAAGAAGAAATTGACTGGACCACAAATGAGCTAAGGAACAACCTAAGGAGCATCGAGTGGGATCTTGAAGACTTAGATGAAACAATTA GCATTGTTGAAGCAAATCCCCGGAAATTCAACCTTGATGCAACAGAACTGGGTGTGAGAAAAGCCTTTATCACAAGCACGCGGCAGGTGGTCAGG GATATGAAGGATCAAATGTCAAATACTTCTGTTCAAGCACTAGCCGAAAGGAAGAACAGACAG GTGCTGCTAGGAGAAAGTGGTACACACAGCTGGAGTTCTGGGACTGACAAGTATGGCCGCTTGGATCGAGAACTGCAGTCAGCAAATTCACATTTCATTGAGGATCAGCAAGCACAGCAGCAG TTAATCATTGAACAACAAGATGAACAGTTGGAGCTGGTCTCTGGCAGCATTGGTGTACTAAAGAACATGTCCCAGCGCATTGGAGGGGAACTGGATGAACAAGCAGT CATGCTGGACGACTTCTCTCATGAGCTGGACAGCACTCAGTCGCGGCTAGATAACGTCATGAAGAAGCTTGCAAAAGTGTCCCATATGACTAGCG ATCGGCGACAGTGGTGTGCAATTATCATTCTCTTCACTATCCTGTTGGTGGTGCTTATCTTGTTTTTTGTGTTGTGA